The Algoriphagus sp. TR-M9 genome has a window encoding:
- a CDS encoding MCP four helix bundle domain-containing protein yields the protein MNGSGFTKRKLTALLIVGGLLLAIYAKNLLERRSFEGMSNTFKEVYNDRLIVEGYIFQISEHLFTIQKLIDHCQLSANHDDVIPQIMDNEKSILSIVDSFEKTKLTAQEKAYLSDFKSIIVNDLNIQDYTLIYTDSAGVNTTQVRKYDEKISLAQQDLDELSKIQLDEGEKLINKANIVINRSKLWSQFEVALLFILAISIYLLLFRGKFQLPSSDS from the coding sequence ATGAATGGATCTGGATTCACCAAAAGAAAATTGACAGCATTGCTTATTGTAGGCGGTTTGCTACTGGCTATATATGCCAAAAATCTATTGGAGAGGAGGTCATTTGAGGGGATGAGCAATACTTTCAAAGAGGTGTACAATGACCGGTTGATCGTGGAGGGATATATTTTTCAGATCTCGGAGCATCTTTTCACCATTCAGAAATTAATAGATCACTGCCAGCTTTCTGCCAATCATGACGACGTGATCCCTCAGATCATGGATAATGAAAAAAGCATTCTATCCATCGTGGATTCCTTTGAAAAAACAAAACTTACGGCGCAGGAAAAGGCCTACCTGAGTGACTTCAAATCCATCATTGTAAATGACCTAAACATCCAGGACTACACGCTCATTTACACCGATTCGGCAGGGGTGAACACCACTCAAGTCAGAAAATATGACGAAAAAATAAGCTTAGCCCAGCAAGATTTAGATGAGCTAAGCAAAATTCAATTGGATGAAGGGGAGAAACTCATCAATAAGGCCAATATCGTGATCAATCGCTCTAAACTCTGGTCACAATTTGAAGTTGCCTTGCTGTTTATCCTAGCGATCAGCATTTACCTATTACTGTTCAGAGGTAAGTTTCAGCTCCCTTCGTCAGATTCTTAA
- a CDS encoding glycoside hydrolase family 16 protein, with amino-acid sequence MKQLLFLFSFIICINSCIQAQEARLLWSDEFNTEGLPDPNHWNYDVGDHGWGNEELEYYTQNDLKNARIERGILIIEARADSTRPKGYTSARLVTKGNASWKYGYVEVKAKLPEGRGTWPAIWMLPDENTYGGWPKSGEIDIMEHVGYDPGKVHGTVHTEAFNHTIGTQKGGSLLIPDFHTDFHVFAIDWTAEKIDFFINGKKYFTFENTGGDYKEWPFDQTFHLILNIAVGGGWGGQQGVATDIWPQRMEVDYVRVYDQNPQR; translated from the coding sequence ATGAAGCAGCTACTATTTCTCTTTTCCTTCATCATCTGCATAAACTCATGCATACAGGCTCAGGAAGCCCGTTTACTTTGGTCTGATGAGTTTAATACTGAGGGGCTGCCTGACCCTAATCATTGGAATTACGATGTGGGAGACCATGGTTGGGGAAATGAAGAACTGGAATATTATACACAGAATGACCTTAAAAATGCCCGAATAGAAAGGGGAATTTTGATCATAGAGGCAAGAGCAGACTCTACCCGTCCCAAGGGATACACTTCAGCCCGCTTGGTAACCAAAGGAAACGCATCTTGGAAATATGGCTATGTGGAAGTAAAAGCCAAGCTACCGGAAGGACGCGGTACCTGGCCCGCGATCTGGATGCTGCCAGACGAGAACACCTATGGAGGATGGCCCAAAAGCGGAGAAATAGACATCATGGAGCATGTAGGGTACGATCCCGGCAAAGTACATGGGACCGTCCATACCGAGGCTTTCAATCACACCATTGGTACACAGAAAGGAGGAAGTCTACTCATCCCGGACTTTCATACCGATTTTCATGTATTTGCGATTGACTGGACTGCGGAAAAGATTGACTTTTTTATTAACGGGAAAAAGTACTTCACTTTTGAAAATACCGGTGGCGACTACAAGGAATGGCCATTTGACCAGACTTTTCATTTAATCCTTAACATCGCAGTGGGCGGAGGTTGGGGAGGGCAACAAGGCGTAGCTACTGACATCTGGCCTCAGCGCATGGAGGTGGATTACGTGCGGGTGTATGACCAAAACCCCCAGCGCTAA
- a CDS encoding CsbD family protein, which translates to MATNLKLKGNWNILKGKLKEKYGELTDDDLAYVEGQEDQLLGKIQKRTGEAEETIKKEFFEEY; encoded by the coding sequence ATGGCAACTAACTTAAAATTAAAAGGAAACTGGAATATCCTGAAAGGTAAACTGAAAGAGAAGTACGGGGAATTGACCGATGATGATCTTGCTTATGTAGAAGGACAGGAAGATCAACTGCTGGGCAAAATCCAGAAACGTACTGGAGAAGCAGAGGAAACTATCAAGAAGGAATTCTTCGAAGAGTATTGA
- a CDS encoding homogentisate 1,2-dioxygenase translates to MAFYHRLGEIPPKRHTQFRQPDGSLYKEELVSSKGFSGIYSTLYHIHNPNAVKSIGEPVPFRCEVAQEHGLNQTHLKTSGVEFTGEDYLSSRRMLMMNGDVMMGICAPKQRKMDYFFKNADGDELIYVHDGEGVLYSQFGKLEVRKGDYIVIPRTTIYRFEFSEKGALRLLIIESHGPIETVKRYRNEVGQLLEHSPYCERDIRPPHELHIEEEKGEYLVQIKKQGMLHQYAYEHSPLDIVGWDGYLYPYALSIYDFEPITGRIHQPPPVHQTFQAGGFVICSFVPRLFDYHPLAIPAPYNHSNIDSDEVLYYAEGEFMSRKGIDRGSFTIHMGGLPHGPHPGTVEKSIGAKSTDEYAVMLDTFRPLQITTDALEFVDENYPMSWTE, encoded by the coding sequence ATGGCCTTTTATCATAGACTGGGGGAAATCCCTCCCAAAAGACACACTCAATTCAGACAGCCCGACGGCTCTCTTTATAAAGAAGAGCTGGTCAGTTCCAAGGGCTTTTCCGGTATTTACTCCACCCTGTATCACATCCATAATCCAAATGCAGTGAAATCCATTGGAGAACCTGTGCCTTTCCGCTGCGAAGTCGCCCAGGAGCATGGCTTAAACCAGACTCACCTCAAGACTTCCGGTGTGGAATTTACCGGTGAGGATTACTTGTCATCCCGGCGTATGCTTATGATGAATGGAGATGTGATGATGGGAATCTGCGCTCCGAAGCAAAGGAAGATGGATTACTTTTTTAAAAATGCAGATGGAGATGAATTGATCTATGTGCATGATGGAGAAGGGGTATTGTACTCGCAGTTTGGCAAGCTGGAGGTGAGGAAGGGAGATTATATTGTGATTCCACGCACCACCATATATAGATTTGAATTCAGTGAAAAAGGTGCGCTCAGGCTGTTGATCATTGAATCGCATGGACCTATTGAGACTGTCAAGCGGTATAGAAATGAAGTAGGACAGCTACTGGAGCATTCGCCGTACTGTGAGCGGGATATACGCCCACCTCATGAGCTTCATATCGAAGAGGAAAAGGGCGAGTATTTGGTGCAGATCAAAAAGCAGGGCATGCTTCACCAATACGCCTATGAGCATAGTCCATTAGATATAGTGGGCTGGGATGGATACCTGTATCCTTATGCGCTTTCTATTTACGATTTCGAGCCCATCACCGGGAGGATTCATCAGCCCCCGCCGGTGCATCAGACTTTTCAGGCAGGCGGTTTTGTGATTTGTTCATTTGTTCCCAGACTATTTGATTATCATCCTCTGGCTATACCTGCACCTTATAATCACTCTAATATTGACTCCGATGAGGTTCTTTACTATGCTGAGGGCGAATTTATGAGTAGAAAAGGAATAGATCGAGGTTCCTTTACCATTCATATGGGAGGCTTGCCGCATGGGCCACATCCAGGGACGGTGGAGAAATCCATCGGAGCGAAATCTACCGATGAGTATGCCGTTATGCTGGATACTTTCAGACCGCTCCAAATCACCACTGATGCCTTGGAGTTTGTGGACGAAAACTATCCGATGAGTTGGACAGAGTAG
- the pafA gene encoding alkaline phosphatase PafA yields MKRTGIFTLAFTLVFFNLFAQNRANKPKLIVGIVVDQMRQEYLHKYYDRYEEGGFKRLMNEGFMAKNGHYNYIPTYTGPGHASVYTGATPSTHGIIGNNWYVKELGKSIYCAEDSTVSNVGGTARSGEISPRNLLSTTVTDELRMATNQRSKVVGVAIKDRGASLPAGHLGDAYWYEGANGEFMTSTYYYESLPDWVKEFNEQNKPASYLNQTWETLYPGDTYIQSIADDNDFEAAFSGKDTPSFPYDLAALQENNGGLGMISSTPFGNSLTLDFALAALEGEKMGMGEETDFLALSFSSTDYVGHRFGPTSRELEDTYLRLDQEIKRLLDYLDENYGKGEYLVFLTADHAVADIPSLMQSMNMPGGYLNSGQVKSETNDFLIKNYGPGEWVKNISNDQIFLNEPYILEKGISLADMENALAHFLLRFDGIKEIYTSSAMRNSFFAKGRPHLVQMGYNQKASGNLMIILESSWLSGSGPTGTTHGSGYTYDTHVPILFYGWNVKAGQTSRYITITDIAPTVSMLLDIKLPSGATGQPILEITD; encoded by the coding sequence ATGAAAAGAACAGGAATATTTACTTTGGCTTTCACGCTAGTATTTTTCAATCTGTTTGCGCAGAACAGAGCAAACAAACCCAAACTGATCGTAGGCATAGTGGTAGATCAAATGCGCCAGGAATACCTGCACAAATATTACGATCGCTATGAAGAGGGCGGATTTAAGCGCCTGATGAACGAAGGCTTTATGGCCAAAAATGGTCATTATAACTACATCCCTACTTACACCGGACCTGGTCATGCATCCGTATACACCGGAGCTACTCCCTCCACGCATGGCATTATCGGGAATAATTGGTACGTGAAAGAGCTGGGAAAATCCATTTACTGCGCAGAAGACAGCACCGTAAGCAATGTAGGGGGAACAGCAAGATCAGGCGAAATCAGCCCTAGAAACCTTCTGTCCACTACAGTCACAGATGAACTGCGCATGGCTACCAATCAAAGATCCAAAGTGGTGGGTGTAGCAATCAAAGACCGAGGAGCAAGCCTACCGGCTGGACACCTTGGAGATGCTTATTGGTATGAGGGTGCCAATGGTGAATTTATGACTTCCACTTACTACTATGAATCCCTACCAGACTGGGTGAAGGAATTCAATGAGCAAAACAAACCTGCTTCCTATCTGAATCAGACTTGGGAAACACTCTACCCTGGTGACACTTACATCCAAAGTATAGCTGATGACAATGACTTTGAAGCAGCATTTTCAGGAAAAGACACCCCCTCCTTTCCTTATGATCTAGCAGCTTTGCAAGAAAATAATGGAGGTCTGGGCATGATTTCTTCTACTCCTTTTGGCAACTCACTAACACTTGACTTTGCGCTAGCTGCGCTGGAAGGGGAAAAAATGGGAATGGGCGAGGAAACGGATTTCCTAGCTCTGAGCTTCTCTTCTACAGATTATGTAGGTCACAGATTTGGTCCTACCTCCAGAGAACTGGAAGACACCTACCTCAGGCTGGATCAGGAGATAAAAAGGCTTTTGGATTACTTGGATGAAAATTATGGCAAAGGGGAATACCTGGTTTTCTTGACTGCAGACCATGCAGTAGCCGACATTCCTTCCCTAATGCAAAGCATGAATATGCCGGGTGGATACCTGAATAGCGGGCAAGTAAAAAGTGAAACAAATGATTTTCTGATCAAAAATTATGGACCGGGGGAATGGGTCAAAAACATCTCCAATGATCAGATCTTCCTAAATGAACCCTATATTTTAGAAAAAGGGATCTCCCTAGCAGATATGGAAAATGCTTTGGCACATTTCCTTTTGAGATTTGACGGAATCAAAGAGATTTATACTTCATCGGCAATGAGAAATTCATTCTTTGCGAAGGGAAGACCACACCTGGTACAAATGGGGTACAATCAAAAAGCCTCTGGCAACCTGATGATCATTCTGGAATCTAGCTGGCTATCTGGCTCAGGACCTACTGGCACTACTCATGGTTCCGGCTATACCTATGACACCCATGTTCCGATTTTGTTTTATGGATGGAATGTAAAGGCAGGACAAACCTCACGCTATATCACGATTACAGATATAGCTCCTACGGTGTCCATGTTGCTAGACATCAAGCTTCCAAGTGGTGCTACAGGACAACCTATTTTGGAAATCACGGATTAA
- a CDS encoding aminopeptidase P family protein, translating into MKKLIWTLFLLSVSATVFAQSYFEDGLSADWHKERRAELRKLMPENSLAVFFNNPVKNRNNDVDYIYHPDTDFFYLTGFREPNAVLVVFSEMREVNGEMVDELIFVQNRDPRAEQWNGKRLGTEGVIEKLGIKGALLNSEFAEKSGIKLADFDKIFTFSLAENIEESSANSSLIAMVNDFKTATEYPDNLNETTAQIYNMIKNSDLETSERVAQMIQRYSQQYPEMADDPVVSSFMNAESPEKRMVVKEEMSEQKLDILSLEQMMNELRGIKTQEEIALLRKAVKISAIGQVEVMKAAKVGMSEREIQGVHEFIYKRYGAEELGYPSIVGGGHNGCILHYIENDERDLSDRLLLMDLGAEWRGYTADVTRTIPINGKFNEEERAIYELVYQAQEAGIAIAKPGTTFQEIDAAGRKIINEGLAKLGIIESGESHMYFPHGTSHHLGLDVHDRGNREPLKEGMVFTIEPGIYIPEGSDCDPKWWGIAVRIEDDILITSTGNENLSGDAPRTVAAIEEMMTYPSVLEEWVLPEID; encoded by the coding sequence ATGAAAAAGTTAATCTGGACCTTGTTTTTGCTGAGTGTTTCAGCTACTGTTTTTGCCCAATCCTATTTCGAAGATGGCCTATCTGCGGATTGGCATAAAGAAAGAAGAGCTGAATTGCGAAAGTTAATGCCTGAAAATTCACTGGCGGTATTTTTCAACAATCCTGTGAAAAACCGAAACAATGACGTGGATTACATTTATCATCCAGACACGGACTTTTTTTACTTGACTGGTTTCCGCGAACCCAATGCGGTTCTGGTAGTCTTTTCTGAAATGAGGGAAGTCAACGGGGAAATGGTGGATGAGTTGATTTTCGTCCAAAACCGTGACCCCAGGGCAGAGCAGTGGAATGGCAAGAGGCTGGGAACTGAAGGAGTCATTGAGAAGCTGGGGATAAAAGGGGCATTGTTGAATTCTGAATTTGCCGAAAAATCAGGCATTAAGCTAGCTGATTTTGACAAGATTTTCACCTTCAGCCTGGCCGAAAACATAGAGGAAAGTTCTGCTAATAGTTCTTTGATAGCTATGGTGAATGATTTCAAAACCGCAACGGAATACCCGGATAACCTGAACGAAACCACCGCTCAGATCTACAACATGATCAAAAATTCTGATTTGGAAACTTCCGAGCGAGTGGCCCAGATGATTCAGCGCTATAGTCAGCAGTATCCGGAAATGGCAGATGATCCTGTGGTGAGCTCCTTTATGAATGCCGAGTCACCCGAGAAAAGAATGGTAGTCAAAGAGGAAATGTCTGAGCAAAAGCTGGATATTCTTTCCCTCGAACAGATGATGAATGAACTGCGTGGCATCAAGACCCAAGAGGAGATCGCCTTATTGAGAAAGGCCGTGAAAATATCGGCAATAGGCCAAGTGGAAGTGATGAAAGCAGCCAAAGTAGGGATGTCTGAGCGTGAGATCCAGGGCGTACATGAATTTATCTATAAGCGCTATGGAGCTGAGGAGCTGGGGTACCCATCCATCGTAGGTGGAGGACATAATGGATGTATTCTTCACTACATAGAAAATGATGAGCGGGACTTATCTGATCGGCTATTGCTGATGGACCTTGGCGCAGAGTGGCGGGGATATACCGCCGATGTGACCCGCACCATCCCGATTAACGGTAAATTTAATGAGGAGGAGCGGGCTATCTATGAGCTGGTATATCAGGCACAGGAAGCTGGAATAGCGATTGCAAAACCAGGGACTACCTTTCAGGAAATAGATGCTGCAGGTCGCAAAATTATCAATGAGGGACTGGCTAAGTTGGGAATCATAGAAAGTGGAGAAAGCCACATGTATTTTCCACATGGCACCAGTCATCACCTAGGGCTAGATGTGCATGACCGCGGAAATAGAGAGCCTCTGAAAGAAGGCATGGTGTTTACCATAGAACCTGGGATTTATATCCCTGAAGGCTCAGACTGTGACCCAAAATGGTGGGGTATAGCTGTGCGTATAGAAGATGATATTTTGATCACTTCTACAGGTAACGAAAACCTATCCGGAGATGCTCCCCGTACGGTAGCTGCTATAGAAGAGATGATGACCTATCCTAGTGTTCTGGAAGAGTGGGTGCTGCCGGAGATTGACTAA
- a CDS encoding GxxExxY protein — protein sequence MEKVENEIATLILNKAFLIHRELGPGLLESIYERVLIHELKKSGLKVASQVFIPFKWDNITFENGYRADLIVEEKVIVEIKSVQVLAPVHAKQLMTYLRLTKLKLGLLLNFNEALMKDGIKRVVNNL from the coding sequence ATGGAAAAGGTTGAAAATGAAATAGCTACTTTAATTCTAAATAAAGCATTCCTAATTCATCGGGAATTAGGTCCAGGCTTGTTAGAATCTATTTATGAAAGAGTCCTGATTCATGAATTGAAAAAGTCTGGACTTAAAGTAGCCAGTCAAGTATTCATCCCATTTAAATGGGATAACATCACTTTTGAAAATGGATATAGAGCGGATTTAATCGTCGAAGAAAAAGTGATTGTAGAGATTAAATCTGTTCAAGTATTAGCTCCAGTCCATGCGAAACAACTAATGACTTATCTGCGACTAACTAAACTGAAACTCGGTCTTCTATTGAATTTCAATGAAGCTCTGATGAAAGACGGAATCAAAAGGGTTGTAAATAACCTCTAG
- a CDS encoding carboxypeptidase-like regulatory domain-containing protein, whose protein sequence is MGVLFIVPQAKAQDAQDKKVIQLSGIILNADSTDAVAGVNIYVPTKGRGTSSGRFGYFSMPVLEGDSVVFSFIGLKRQVFKVPQKVEDDRISLILTMQVDEIALAEVEVMPYPTEEEFKQAVIAMNVVDPMSISRANMSPEMLLRWAESMPASSNENFRYFQQTQMLQNQDLYGPRPLRLLDPFAWGQFIRSIKRGDLKSK, encoded by the coding sequence CTGGGAGTGCTTTTCATTGTCCCCCAAGCGAAAGCACAAGATGCTCAGGATAAAAAAGTAATCCAACTTTCTGGTATTATCCTTAATGCGGATAGTACTGATGCTGTAGCAGGAGTAAACATTTATGTGCCTACCAAAGGTCGTGGTACCAGTTCGGGTCGGTTCGGATACTTCTCCATGCCTGTGCTGGAGGGTGATTCTGTGGTTTTTAGCTTTATAGGATTGAAAAGGCAAGTTTTTAAAGTTCCACAAAAAGTTGAGGATGACCGGATCAGCTTGATCCTGACCATGCAGGTAGATGAAATCGCCCTGGCCGAAGTGGAAGTAATGCCCTATCCTACTGAGGAGGAATTCAAACAAGCAGTGATCGCAATGAACGTGGTAGATCCTATGTCTATATCCAGAGCAAATATGAGCCCGGAAATGCTGCTGCGCTGGGCTGAGTCTATGCCTGCCTCTAGCAATGAGAATTTCCGCTATTTCCAACAGACACAAATGCTTCAAAACCAAGATCTGTATGGGCCAAGACCGCTTAGACTGCTGGATCCATTCGCATGGGGTCAGTTTATCCGATCGATCAAGCGGGGTGATCTGAAGAGTAAGTAG
- a CDS encoding ArsR/SmtB family transcription factor, whose protein sequence is MRLKNISLNYGLRIFKALSEEPRVRIFHLLMLNKELSISDFELILDFTQTKTSRHLIYLKNAGLLGSKRVDQWVFYYILEEYMEIIQQIFKFIQKDPSLLKDQETFEILKSNRELAINKIQNNQYRR, encoded by the coding sequence ATGCGCCTAAAAAACATCAGTTTAAACTACGGACTTAGAATCTTTAAGGCACTTTCCGAAGAGCCCAGGGTTAGGATATTCCACCTTTTGATGCTCAATAAAGAACTCTCAATTTCAGACTTTGAGCTTATTTTGGACTTTACGCAGACCAAGACCAGCAGACATTTGATTTACCTGAAAAATGCAGGTTTGCTCGGAAGCAAAAGAGTAGATCAATGGGTGTTTTATTACATTTTAGAAGAGTATATGGAAATCATTCAGCAGATTTTCAAGTTTATCCAAAAAGACCCAAGTCTGCTAAAAGATCAGGAAACCTTCGAAATCCTCAAGTCTAACCGCGAACTTGCCATTAATAAAATCCAAAACAATCAATACAGACGTTAA
- a CDS encoding YjjG family noncanonical pyrimidine nucleotidase translates to MKTYQHLFFDLDHTLWDYDRNVQESLSELFLHYKLEELGVATSQHFIDSFYAVNFKLWSAYDKGELQKEELRTTRFPRIFAHAGVVDAVIPNEFEQDFMHRTSSKPHLFPHTIAMLDYLKPNYKLHVITNGFDESQAKKMKSSGLIDYFELVVTSETTGHKKPDPRIFHYALEQAGAKKENSLMIGDNPISDIKGAHGAGIDQVFFNPLGKSIDLIPTYTITHLRELEAIL, encoded by the coding sequence TTGAAAACTTACCAACACCTCTTTTTCGACCTGGATCACACACTTTGGGATTACGACAGAAATGTACAGGAGTCTCTTTCAGAGCTCTTCCTGCATTACAAACTCGAGGAATTAGGGGTGGCTACCTCCCAGCATTTTATAGATTCCTTTTATGCAGTGAATTTCAAACTTTGGTCTGCTTATGACAAAGGAGAACTGCAGAAAGAGGAACTTCGGACTACCCGCTTCCCGAGGATTTTTGCCCATGCAGGGGTGGTGGATGCGGTCATTCCAAATGAGTTTGAGCAGGATTTTATGCACAGAACTTCCAGCAAACCTCACCTTTTTCCGCATACTATTGCTATGCTGGATTATCTCAAGCCTAATTATAAACTACACGTCATTACCAATGGCTTTGATGAAAGTCAAGCCAAAAAAATGAAGTCATCGGGGCTGATTGATTACTTTGAGCTAGTGGTAACTTCGGAAACCACCGGGCATAAAAAACCCGATCCTAGGATTTTTCACTATGCTTTGGAGCAAGCTGGCGCAAAAAAGGAAAATAGCCTGATGATAGGCGATAACCCTATTTCTGATATCAAAGGTGCTCATGGCGCGGGTATAGACCAGGTGTTTTTTAATCCGCTCGGAAAATCAATAGATCTTATTCCAACTTACACAATCACACATTTAAGAGAACTGGAGGCCATTCTTTAG
- the pruA gene encoding L-glutamate gamma-semialdehyde dehydrogenase → MLKGFFNVPTPVNEPVKAYAPGSPEREELQAALKEARSQQVDVPMYIGSDEVRTGNTHKMSPPHDHQHVLGHFHEGDASHVEQAIDAAMGAKEAWENLAWEQRAAIFLKAADLIAGPYRAKINAATMLGQSKNAMQAEIDAACEFIDFLRFNVQYMTEIYAQQPPVSGNGVWNRLEQRPLEGFVFALTPFNFTAIAGNLPTSAAMMGNTIVWKPAYTQIYSANVLMQVFKEAGVPAGVINLIYVDGPTAGDVIFKHPDFAGIHFTGSTGVFQTIWKTIGENIHSYKSYPRIVGETGGKDFVIAHKSAIPKAVAVGLARGAFEYQGQKCSAASRAYIPSNIWDEVKENLLADLADMKMGGTEDFTNFINAVIDEKSFDKIAKYIDNAKANPAVEIIAGGNYDKSKGYFIEPTVILTQDPMYTTMCEEIFGPVLTIYVYDSERFEEALELVDQTSPYALTGAIFSQDRYAVELATTKLRNAAGNFYINDKPTGAVVGQQPFGGARASGTNDKAGSMINLLRWVSPRTIKETFVSPEDYKYPFLGSDL, encoded by the coding sequence ATGCTCAAAGGTTTTTTTAATGTACCAACTCCGGTAAACGAACCGGTAAAAGCTTATGCGCCCGGTAGCCCGGAGCGTGAGGAATTACAAGCTGCGCTGAAAGAAGCCAGATCTCAGCAAGTTGACGTGCCGATGTACATAGGTTCGGATGAAGTCCGAACTGGCAACACCCATAAAATGTCTCCTCCTCATGATCACCAGCACGTGTTGGGTCATTTTCATGAAGGAGATGCTTCTCACGTAGAGCAAGCGATAGACGCGGCCATGGGAGCGAAAGAGGCTTGGGAAAACCTGGCCTGGGAGCAAAGAGCGGCTATTTTCCTGAAAGCTGCAGATCTGATCGCTGGTCCATATCGTGCCAAAATCAATGCTGCGACCATGCTTGGTCAATCCAAAAATGCCATGCAGGCAGAGATCGACGCGGCATGTGAGTTTATCGACTTCCTGCGCTTCAATGTGCAATACATGACTGAAATCTATGCTCAGCAGCCTCCTGTTTCCGGTAATGGCGTTTGGAATAGATTAGAGCAGCGTCCACTCGAAGGTTTCGTTTTCGCATTGACTCCGTTCAACTTTACGGCGATTGCAGGTAACCTGCCTACTTCAGCGGCGATGATGGGAAATACTATCGTTTGGAAGCCGGCTTACACGCAGATTTATTCTGCGAATGTGCTGATGCAAGTGTTTAAAGAAGCAGGAGTTCCAGCTGGGGTCATCAACTTGATTTACGTAGATGGACCTACTGCAGGGGATGTTATCTTCAAGCATCCTGATTTCGCAGGGATTCACTTTACAGGTTCTACCGGAGTGTTTCAGACGATTTGGAAAACCATTGGAGAAAATATCCATAGCTATAAATCTTATCCAAGAATCGTAGGTGAGACCGGTGGAAAAGACTTTGTGATTGCGCATAAATCTGCCATTCCAAAAGCTGTGGCTGTGGGCCTTGCCCGTGGTGCTTTTGAATATCAAGGACAAAAATGCTCAGCTGCTTCCCGAGCTTACATTCCTTCCAATATTTGGGATGAAGTAAAAGAAAACTTGCTCGCAGATCTTGCCGATATGAAAATGGGCGGAACAGAAGACTTTACCAACTTCATCAATGCGGTGATTGACGAGAAGTCTTTCGATAAAATCGCCAAATACATAGATAATGCGAAAGCAAATCCAGCAGTGGAAATCATCGCCGGAGGAAATTACGACAAGTCCAAAGGTTACTTCATCGAGCCAACGGTGATCTTGACCCAAGATCCTATGTACACGACCATGTGCGAAGAAATCTTCGGTCCGGTGCTGACTATTTATGTGTATGATTCGGAGCGATTCGAAGAGGCATTGGAGTTGGTGGATCAGACTTCTCCATATGCGTTGACTGGAGCGATATTCTCACAGGATCGCTATGCGGTTGAATTGGCTACGACAAAGTTGCGAAATGCTGCGGGTAACTTCTACATCAACGATAAGCCGACAGGTGCGGTAGTAGGTCAGCAGCCATTTGGTGGAGCGAGAGCTTCCGGAACCAATGACAAAGCTGGTTCTATGATCAACTTGCTACGTTGGGTTTCTCCACGTACGATCAAGGAAACATTCGTTTCTCCGGAGGATTACAAATATCCATTCTTGGGAAGCGACCTTTGA
- a CDS encoding type II toxin-antitoxin system PemK/MazF family toxin, with translation MSIPSKTESPFGIKHKVVLVPFPFEDFSTKKVRPALCLSGAFGNYDHVILAFISSKTGSQPEETEMEIDPEQAIWVQSGLIVKSVLKLHKLVSFPKNMILRELGSFPPSKSQELEQKLKLIFGIK, from the coding sequence ATGTCTATACCATCGAAGACGGAAAGCCCTTTCGGGATTAAACACAAGGTTGTTTTAGTCCCTTTCCCTTTTGAGGATTTCTCCACGAAGAAAGTGAGGCCGGCCCTGTGCTTGTCTGGGGCATTTGGGAATTATGACCACGTGATCCTGGCCTTCATCTCCAGCAAAACGGGCAGTCAGCCGGAAGAAACAGAAATGGAAATCGACCCTGAACAGGCGATTTGGGTACAGTCGGGATTGATCGTAAAGTCAGTATTAAAATTGCACAAGCTGGTGTCATTCCCAAAAAACATGATCTTAAGAGAGTTGGGGAGCTTTCCTCCTTCCAAATCTCAGGAGCTGGAACAAAAGCTTAAATTGATCTTTGGAATAAAATAG